The Niastella koreensis GR20-10 genome includes a window with the following:
- a CDS encoding sensor histidine kinase, whose amino-acid sequence MLLAIIAVATFQVYWLAKNFREEKHDLSFRAHVLFREAIQRIRAEKLKLDTNGDVHFRKIRYGAVGMIDALHEKVLDTLGHQQFRVLLSKKDPGHLPRPGQPPIANEEIEIFKDGPAPGMVRVLSRVDSLQDSISIKELSAKYAQLLKKEKILVSFSITSKKILPAKDSLLALPTFDRDNEMTVGFNHPVTYRMSIANTNPVVLQKMWPQFLFSLMLVGLTALSFFLLLRSLIQQRKLTKIKNDFISNITHELKTPIATVSVAIEALRNFDALHDPERTREYLAISSNELQRLSFLVDKVLKLSMFEKHQVELKEEAVDLAVLVKEVVGSMKLQFEKYRAQINVQLQGYRFGITADRLHITSVLFNLLDNALKYSKENPSIHIELKDEAEQIFLLVTDNGIGIPVEYHKKIFDKFFRVPSGDTHNVKGYGLGLSYVSYVIQRHDGSIEVESQPGIGSRFIIKLPAAT is encoded by the coding sequence ATGTTGCTGGCTATAATAGCTGTAGCAACCTTCCAGGTTTACTGGCTTGCCAAAAATTTCAGGGAAGAAAAGCATGACCTGTCTTTCAGGGCCCATGTATTATTTCGCGAAGCCATCCAGCGCATCAGGGCCGAAAAGCTAAAGCTGGATACCAATGGTGATGTTCATTTCAGAAAGATACGTTACGGTGCGGTAGGCATGATTGACGCGCTGCACGAGAAGGTGTTGGATACCCTGGGCCACCAACAGTTCCGCGTATTGCTGAGCAAGAAAGATCCGGGTCACCTGCCGCGCCCCGGCCAGCCGCCAATTGCCAACGAAGAAATTGAAATATTTAAAGATGGACCGGCTCCGGGGATGGTGCGGGTATTAAGCCGCGTGGATTCCCTGCAGGATAGCATCAGCATAAAGGAGCTTTCGGCTAAATATGCGCAATTATTAAAAAAGGAAAAGATCCTGGTTTCCTTTTCAATAACCAGTAAGAAAATTTTGCCGGCTAAAGACAGCCTGTTGGCGCTTCCAACCTTTGACCGGGATAATGAAATGACGGTTGGGTTTAATCATCCTGTAACCTACAGGATGTCTATTGCAAACACCAACCCGGTTGTGTTACAGAAAATGTGGCCGCAGTTTTTATTTTCGCTGATGTTGGTGGGACTTACCGCTTTGTCTTTCTTTTTATTGTTGCGCAGTTTAATTCAGCAACGCAAGCTAACAAAGATCAAGAACGACTTTATCAGCAATATTACTCATGAGCTGAAAACGCCTATTGCAACAGTGAGTGTGGCCATTGAAGCCTTACGGAATTTTGACGCCCTGCACGATCCGGAGCGTACCAGGGAATACCTGGCCATTTCGAGCAACGAATTGCAACGGTTATCGTTCCTGGTTGATAAGGTGCTGAAATTATCAATGTTTGAAAAACACCAGGTGGAGCTGAAAGAAGAAGCCGTTGACCTGGCTGTGCTGGTGAAGGAGGTGGTAGGTTCCATGAAGCTGCAATTTGAAAAATACCGCGCCCAGATCAATGTACAATTACAGGGTTACCGGTTTGGCATTACTGCAGACAGGTTGCATATAACCAGCGTGTTGTTTAATTTACTGGATAATGCCTTAAAGTATAGCAAGGAAAATCCTTCCATTCATATTGAACTAAAAGACGAGGCGGAACAGATCTTTTTACTGGTAACCGATAATGGCATCGGCATTCCGGTAGAATACCATAAAAAGATCTTCGATAAGTTTTTCCGGGTCCCATCGGGCGACACCCACAATGTAAAAGGGTATGGATTGGGATTGAGTTATGTGTCGTATGTTATTCAGCGGCATGATGGCTCCATTGAAGTAGAAAGCCAGCCCGGAATTGGAAGCCGTTTTATTATAAAACTACCTGCAGCCACATGA
- a CDS encoding response regulator transcription factor, whose translation MSKTKILYAEDELFLGKIVKESLESRQFEVVMESDGTNVLAVFREMKPDVCVLDVMLPNKDGFSIAGEIREINGRVPIIFLTAKTQTNDLVKGFSIGGNDYIRKPFSMEELIVRIENALRFKEPGAKAINGKDSLQIGNYNFNVVRQLLTGYNEERKLSFRESELLKLLYENRDKIIDRKDILNLLWGNDSFFNSRNLDVYITKLRSYLKEDELLEIITIKGVGYRFVAS comes from the coding sequence ATGAGCAAGACCAAAATACTTTACGCAGAAGATGAATTGTTCCTGGGCAAAATTGTAAAAGAAAGCCTGGAAAGCCGTCAGTTTGAAGTGGTGATGGAAAGCGATGGCACCAACGTACTCGCCGTTTTCCGGGAAATGAAGCCTGATGTTTGTGTGTTGGATGTAATGCTGCCCAATAAAGACGGTTTTAGCATTGCCGGTGAAATACGCGAAATAAATGGCCGTGTGCCCATCATCTTCCTCACTGCCAAAACACAAACCAACGACCTGGTAAAAGGATTCTCCATTGGTGGTAACGATTACATCCGTAAGCCATTCAGCATGGAAGAATTAATTGTGCGAATTGAAAATGCGTTGCGTTTTAAAGAACCGGGCGCCAAAGCCATTAATGGAAAAGATAGCCTGCAAATTGGTAACTACAACTTTAATGTTGTCCGGCAGTTGCTGACAGGGTATAACGAAGAACGGAAGCTATCGTTCCGGGAAAGTGAGCTGTTGAAATTGTTATACGAAAACCGCGACAAGATCATTGACCGCAAAGACATTTTAAACCTGCTGTGGGGCAATGACTCATTTTTCAACTCCCGCAACCTGGATGTATACATCACCAAATTGCGCAGTTATCTTAAAGAAGATGAGTTGCTGGAAATAATTACCATCAAGGGAGTAGGCTACCGCTTTGTTGCCAGCTGA
- a CDS encoding response regulator has product MNSPFRKLIRIAVVLLAAVLLFNFFGYYMVHLSSKQNEKMVKLVNISGQQQTLCQLITKDVMLLTRGNLPEPEQLAIREQLRNATDSIISGNQLLRDKIKIIQDEPVTNDLLEITRDLTNAQTHLKGIVAVSQEVFQADSQLLAINGALYRQQILYSEKKFYPLMNEVVDRYTRVVTDKMEESSTINTGKFVSLIVALICLIFLVIDPLLRHNKQNYAALQAARNDLLREKQYLSSILNSQTNYVVRIDRNGNFTYANPQFLQAFGYNEKEVLGVPFYTTIHTRDLHRCQEVADLCWLHPGTVYKLLIKKSLKNPVNFQWTDWEFIALQNEDGASEIQGIGVNVTEKVIAEQALQNSEQKFRLLAEHAEDIISVSSPDGVFQYVSPSVEKALGYFIEEMEGRSITEFVHPDDVQAFILQKNSAVLGRIDNLRLRYRIRKNNNEYIWLESILKPVKENNQVVKIISTSRNVTEQKMAEVEREQLLVDVKQSEELLRTIINSTPDWIFIKDPSHRFLLINQSCADSLRRLPEDVIGKDDLEVGFPAEYVTGDPTRGIRGFWADDDEVVKSGKVIYIPEEPNYANGQLNTMSTVKVPLKDQEGNVWGVLGFVHNITPLKKVEENLRRKDQLLQAVSEATHLLISNNNLDQAIGEAIQLLGMKLQVDNLNVYKNEYVLAEDKWYTSRLWQWESTTDELIYRPPGCQNAELSSNTLLFQSLIREEIFCSHVKNIKDPELKEFYEKRGIKTTAVLPVFTMNYFWGFVSFGDRNQERDWTITEFSILQSFAATLAAAIERKQMEQELVQAKDMAESANQAKSEFMANMSHELRTPMNGIIGFTDLVLTTNLQHSQRDYLENVKKSAYGLLDIINDILDFSKLEAGKLQIDNTSFRIDELVEEAIDILSVKAFEKRLEMVCHIDPLLPSRVSGDPVRIRQVFVNLLGNAIKFTQKGEIFVSLKKAGNMYVKDGKKFIDIDLSVRDTGIGIPKEKLVKIFDSFTQADSSTTRKYGGTGLGLTISKSLAELMDGSLQVESETNRGSTFTLKLPLEIVNIEPQITGAYRPPLTKVLVVDDNASNRWLMQEIFRYFSIACETAHNGREALAILNRIHQNSEPLDLIITDHHMPEMDGMQLVQEMRRSSQGYTPPVIMMLSSLEKNMFQRQAEKLGIHGFLSKPVKLYELYATLSAMFTTGKQQPEKISTIPVIEKITDAATIMVVEDEPINMLLITEVLGKMGFAVIKATNGKQALELLQQQDPQLIFMDVNMPEMDGFSTTRLIRQLPQPYSLIPVIALTADAMQGDKEKCIEAGMNDYISKPFKLEEIESVLKKRMLLV; this is encoded by the coding sequence ATGAACAGTCCCTTTCGTAAACTGATAAGAATTGCTGTTGTGCTGCTTGCGGCTGTGCTTCTATTCAACTTTTTCGGCTATTACATGGTTCATCTGTCCAGTAAACAGAATGAGAAAATGGTAAAGCTGGTGAATATAAGCGGGCAGCAGCAAACGCTATGTCAGTTAATTACCAAAGACGTAATGCTGCTTACCAGGGGAAATCTGCCCGAACCGGAACAATTGGCCATCCGGGAACAATTACGCAACGCTACCGATTCCATTATCAGCGGCAACCAGCTGCTTCGCGACAAAATAAAGATCATCCAGGATGAACCGGTCACCAACGACCTGCTGGAAATTACCCGCGACCTCACCAATGCCCAAACCCATCTTAAAGGCATTGTTGCCGTATCCCAGGAAGTGTTCCAGGCCGATAGTCAGCTGCTGGCCATCAACGGCGCCCTGTACAGACAACAGATCCTGTACAGCGAAAAAAAGTTCTACCCGCTGATGAATGAGGTGGTAGATCGCTACACCAGGGTGGTAACCGATAAAATGGAGGAATCCTCCACCATCAATACCGGTAAATTCGTTTCGCTCATCGTGGCCCTCATCTGCCTTATTTTCCTGGTTATCGATCCGCTGTTACGGCATAATAAACAAAACTATGCGGCCCTGCAGGCAGCCCGTAACGACCTGTTGCGCGAAAAGCAATACTTGTCGTCTATCCTCAATTCGCAAACCAACTACGTGGTGCGCATAGACCGCAACGGGAATTTTACCTATGCCAATCCACAGTTTTTACAGGCCTTCGGCTATAATGAAAAAGAGGTTTTAGGAGTTCCTTTTTATACCACCATTCATACCCGCGACCTGCATCGCTGCCAGGAAGTGGCCGATCTGTGCTGGCTTCACCCCGGTACGGTGTACAAACTGCTGATTAAAAAATCATTGAAGAACCCCGTTAACTTTCAATGGACCGACTGGGAGTTCATTGCCCTGCAAAATGAGGATGGGGCTTCAGAAATTCAGGGCATCGGGGTAAACGTAACCGAAAAAGTAATTGCCGAGCAGGCCCTGCAAAACAGCGAACAAAAGTTCCGCCTGCTGGCCGAACATGCGGAAGATATCATCTCTGTAAGCAGTCCCGATGGCGTTTTCCAGTATGTTTCGCCCTCGGTTGAAAAAGCACTGGGTTATTTTATTGAAGAAATGGAAGGCCGTTCCATCACCGAATTTGTTCACCCGGACGATGTGCAGGCCTTCATTCTGCAAAAAAACAGCGCCGTATTAGGCAGGATCGATAACCTCAGGTTGCGTTACCGCATCCGGAAAAATAACAATGAATACATCTGGCTGGAAAGCATTTTAAAACCCGTGAAGGAAAATAACCAGGTGGTAAAGATCATTTCCACCTCCCGTAACGTCACCGAACAAAAAATGGCGGAGGTGGAACGCGAGCAGCTACTGGTTGACGTAAAACAATCGGAAGAGTTGCTGCGCACCATCATCAATTCAACCCCCGACTGGATCTTTATAAAAGACCCCTCCCACCGGTTCCTGCTCATCAACCAGTCCTGCGCCGATTCACTGCGCAGGTTGCCGGAGGATGTTATTGGTAAGGACGACCTGGAAGTGGGCTTTCCGGCTGAATACGTTACCGGCGATCCCACCCGTGGCATTCGCGGCTTTTGGGCCGATGATGATGAAGTAGTGAAGAGCGGCAAGGTGATATACATCCCCGAGGAACCGAACTACGCAAATGGTCAGTTGAATACCATGAGCACTGTTAAAGTGCCATTGAAAGACCAGGAAGGCAATGTATGGGGCGTATTAGGGTTTGTGCACAACATTACCCCACTGAAAAAGGTAGAAGAAAACCTGCGCCGTAAAGACCAGTTGCTGCAGGCAGTGTCCGAAGCCACGCACCTGTTGATCAGTAATAACAACCTCGATCAGGCTATTGGCGAAGCCATACAATTACTGGGCATGAAGTTGCAGGTTGATAACCTGAATGTATACAAGAATGAATATGTACTGGCCGAAGATAAATGGTATACCAGCCGGTTGTGGCAATGGGAAAGCACTACCGATGAGTTGATCTACCGGCCACCCGGATGCCAGAATGCCGAACTGAGCAGCAATACACTGCTTTTCCAATCCCTCATCCGGGAAGAGATCTTCTGCAGCCATGTTAAAAATATTAAAGACCCTGAGCTGAAGGAGTTTTATGAAAAACGCGGTATTAAAACCACGGCAGTACTGCCTGTTTTTACCATGAACTATTTCTGGGGCTTTGTAAGCTTTGGCGACAGAAACCAGGAACGCGACTGGACCATCACCGAATTCAGCATTCTACAATCCTTTGCCGCCACGCTGGCTGCCGCTATTGAGCGTAAACAAATGGAGCAGGAGCTGGTGCAGGCAAAAGATATGGCCGAATCGGCCAACCAGGCTAAAAGTGAATTCATGGCCAACATGAGCCATGAGTTGCGAACGCCTATGAATGGCATTATTGGTTTTACCGACCTGGTGCTTACGACCAACTTACAACACTCGCAACGCGATTACCTGGAAAATGTAAAGAAATCGGCATACGGGCTGCTGGATATCATCAACGATATTCTCGACTTCTCCAAACTGGAAGCAGGTAAACTGCAGATAGATAACACCTCTTTCAGAATTGATGAACTGGTTGAAGAAGCAATAGACATTCTATCAGTAAAAGCTTTTGAAAAGAGGCTCGAAATGGTTTGTCACATCGATCCGCTGTTGCCTTCGCGCGTTAGCGGCGACCCGGTCCGCATTCGCCAGGTGTTTGTAAACCTGTTGGGCAATGCCATAAAGTTCACCCAAAAGGGTGAAATCTTTGTGTCGCTGAAGAAAGCCGGCAACATGTATGTAAAAGACGGTAAAAAGTTTATCGACATCGACCTCTCAGTACGCGATACTGGTATTGGCATTCCCAAAGAAAAACTGGTTAAAATATTCGACAGCTTTACGCAGGCAGATTCGTCTACAACGCGTAAATATGGGGGAACCGGTTTGGGACTTACCATTTCAAAAAGCCTGGCCGAATTAATGGATGGCAGCCTGCAGGTGGAAAGCGAAACCAATCGTGGCAGTACATTTACCCTCAAGCTGCCGCTTGAAATTGTAAACATCGAACCGCAGATAACCGGCGCCTACCGGCCGCCTTTAACCAAAGTGCTGGTGGTCGATGACAATGCCAGCAACCGCTGGCTGATGCAGGAAATATTCCGCTACTTCAGCATTGCCTGTGAAACCGCCCACAACGGCCGCGAAGCCCTTGCTATCCTGAATCGCATTCACCAGAACAGCGAGCCGCTCGACCTTATTATAACCGACCACCATATGCCCGAAATGGATGGTATGCAACTGGTGCAGGAAATGCGCAGGTCATCACAAGGGTATACGCCCCCGGTTATTATGATGCTGTCGTCGCTGGAGAAAAATATGTTCCAGCGACAGGCCGAAAAACTGGGCATTCATGGTTTCCTGTCAAAACCCGTAAAACTATACGAGTTATACGCTACGCTTTCAGCTATGTTCACTACCGGAAAACAACAACCGGAAAAAATAAGCACCATCCCCGTTATTGAAAAAATTACCGATGCGGCCACCATTATGGTAGTGGAAGATGAACCCATCAATATGCTGTTGATAACAGAAGTATTGGGCAAAATGGGATTTGCAGTAATAAAAGCCACCAATGGCAAACAGGCGCTCGAACTATTGCAACAACAGGATCCCCAGCTGATCTTTATGGACGTGAATATGCCCGAAATGGATGGCTTCAGCACTACCCGCCTCATTCGCCAGCTGCCACAACCTTACAGTCTAATTCCCGTGATCGCGCTCACCGCCGATGCCATGCAGGGCGATAAGGAAAAATGTATCGAGGCCGGCATGAACGATTATATTTCAAAACCTTTCAAACTGGAAGAAATAGAATCAGTATTGAAAAAGAGGATGTTATTGGTGTAG
- the mqnC gene encoding cyclic dehypoxanthinyl futalosine synthase has product MHLDELYAKALNFDFLTIEEGMALFEQAPLTELMFVANELRKKQVPHGKVTWQIDRNVNTTNVCIANCKFCNFFRIPGHADAYITDIATYKKKIDETIRWGGDQLLLQGGHHPELGLQFYVDLFKQLKQLYPTIKLHTLGPPEIAHITKLEKSTHKEVLTALKEAGMDSLPGAGAEILVDRVRRLISKGKCGSQEWLDIMHEAHKLNITTSGTMMFGHVETVRERFEHLVKIREVQSRKPAEAKGFLAFIPWTFQDVDTLLTKIRGVHNLTTPDEYIRMIAISRIMLPNVKNIQASWLTVGKQTAQICLHSGANDFGSIMLEENVVSAAGAPHRFTYKSIQQAIKDAGFEPQLRNQQYEWRPLPSIIEEQVIDY; this is encoded by the coding sequence ATGCACCTGGATGAGCTGTATGCGAAAGCGCTGAATTTTGACTTTCTGACCATTGAGGAAGGAATGGCCCTGTTTGAACAAGCCCCATTGACAGAACTGATGTTTGTAGCCAATGAGTTGCGTAAAAAGCAGGTACCACATGGGAAAGTTACCTGGCAAATAGACCGAAACGTTAACACCACCAATGTATGTATCGCCAATTGTAAGTTTTGTAACTTCTTCCGCATCCCCGGCCATGCCGATGCTTACATAACCGATATCGCTACCTATAAAAAGAAAATTGATGAAACCATCCGCTGGGGTGGCGATCAATTACTGCTGCAGGGTGGCCACCATCCCGAGCTGGGTTTACAGTTTTACGTTGATCTTTTCAAACAATTAAAACAACTGTACCCCACCATTAAACTGCACACCCTGGGGCCCCCTGAAATTGCACACATCACCAAACTCGAAAAATCTACCCATAAGGAAGTGCTGACCGCCCTGAAAGAAGCGGGTATGGACAGCCTCCCCGGCGCCGGCGCCGAAATACTGGTTGACCGCGTTCGCCGCCTTATTTCAAAAGGCAAATGCGGCTCACAGGAATGGCTGGATATTATGCACGAAGCGCATAAACTGAACATTACCACCTCCGGCACCATGATGTTCGGTCACGTGGAAACCGTTCGGGAACGTTTTGAACACCTGGTGAAGATCAGGGAAGTACAATCCAGAAAACCGGCCGAAGCCAAGGGTTTCCTGGCCTTCATCCCCTGGACCTTCCAGGATGTGGATACCTTATTGACAAAGATCCGCGGGGTGCATAACCTCACCACGCCCGATGAATATATTCGCATGATCGCCATTAGCCGTATTATGCTGCCCAATGTGAAGAACATTCAGGCTTCCTGGCTCACCGTGGGTAAACAAACTGCCCAGATCTGCCTGCACTCCGGGGCAAATGATTTTGGCAGCATTATGCTGGAAGAAAATGTGGTAAGTGCTGCCGGTGCACCACACCGCTTTACTTACAAAAGCATTCAACAGGCCATCAAAGATGCCGGGTTTGAACCGCAGCTGCGCAACCAGCAATACGAATGGCGGCCGCTGCCTTCGATCATTGAAGAACAGGTTATTGATTATTAG
- a CDS encoding aspartyl protease family protein: MRLLTIPILLLCFAVTMVQAQEEFVPPPAKKIAQFPFRLLTGGIILIKARLSNFPDTLNFVLDTGSGGISLDSTTADYLKITTQLSDRTIRGIAGVRRVFFSYGQTLHLPNLAVENLDFHINDYDVLTSAYGEKIDGIIGLSFLSRYILKIDYDSLAISVYTKGTFKYPRGGFLLKPFIQTIPILNANIKDNRPLASRFYFDTGAGMCLLLSADFVSDSNFVKPKRKWYATQAEGLGGKAPMKQGVIKQLQLGPFRFKNVPTYIFDDEFNVTQYPALAGLVGNDLLRRFNLILNYERKDIYMIPNSHYREQFDYSYTGLGMYVVDGEIQVVDIMPESPAEQAGFKPGDIIMGVANNFSNNIQTYKNLMQTPGERLRILVLRKDGPYQLTLKVKNILTGR, encoded by the coding sequence ATGCGATTGCTGACCATACCCATTCTACTGCTTTGTTTCGCTGTAACGATGGTACAGGCGCAGGAGGAATTTGTTCCGCCGCCTGCCAAAAAGATAGCGCAATTCCCTTTCAGGTTACTTACCGGTGGAATTATACTGATAAAAGCGCGCCTGAGTAACTTTCCCGATACCCTCAATTTTGTACTGGATACCGGCAGCGGCGGCATATCGCTCGATTCTACCACGGCAGATTATTTGAAAATAACAACCCAATTAAGCGACCGCACCATCCGTGGTATTGCGGGGGTACGGCGGGTATTTTTCTCCTATGGCCAAACCCTGCACCTGCCAAACCTGGCGGTTGAGAACCTGGATTTTCATATTAACGATTATGATGTTTTGACCAGCGCCTATGGGGAAAAGATAGACGGCATTATTGGATTGAGCTTTTTGTCGCGCTATATTTTAAAGATCGATTACGACAGCCTGGCCATTTCTGTTTATACAAAGGGCACCTTTAAGTATCCCCGGGGTGGTTTTTTGCTGAAACCTTTCATTCAGACCATTCCCATTTTAAATGCCAATATCAAGGACAACCGGCCGCTGGCTTCCCGCTTTTATTTTGATACCGGCGCCGGCATGTGCCTGCTGCTTTCGGCCGACTTTGTGAGCGATAGTAATTTTGTAAAACCCAAACGCAAATGGTATGCTACACAGGCAGAGGGTTTGGGCGGTAAAGCTCCTATGAAACAAGGAGTTATAAAACAATTGCAGTTGGGGCCATTCCGGTTTAAAAATGTGCCTACCTATATTTTCGACGATGAATTTAATGTTACCCAATACCCCGCCCTTGCGGGGCTCGTAGGCAATGACTTGCTGCGCCGTTTTAACCTCATTCTCAATTATGAGCGCAAAGACATTTATATGATCCCCAATTCGCATTACAGGGAACAGTTCGATTATTCCTATACCGGACTGGGGATGTACGTGGTGGATGGCGAAATTCAGGTTGTGGATATTATGCCCGAATCGCCCGCCGAACAGGCCGGGTTTAAACCGGGCGACATCATTATGGGCGTAGCGAATAACTTCAGTAATAATATTCAAACCTATAAGAACCTGATGCAAACCCCGGGCGAAAGGCTCAGGATCCTGGTGTTGCGAAAAGACGGTCCTTACCAGCTAACCCTGAAGGTGAAGAACATTCTGACGGGGCGTTAA